The genomic segment GATGAACTTTTTTGCCTCGTCCCAATCCGCAGCATCCAAATTACTGAAATTAAGTCTATCCAGCGTGGCGAATAAGCGGACAACAGAGGGATGCATGTGAGGCGCAGCCAACGATGACATCGCCTCCCGCTGATTTTTTTTGGACTTGGGGGTAATCTGTGACCATGAATTTTTTGCCAACCATTCATCAATCACGTCTTTCTTAAACAGCCAGCGTCCGCGAATTTTTGCGGCAGG from the Cytophagia bacterium CHB2 genome contains:
- a CDS encoding helix-turn-helix domain-containing protein is translated as MKTYPENMNLATAAKYLGVSPVTIKRMLKDREIPAAKIRGRWLFKKDVIDEWLAKNSWSQITPKSKKNQREAMSSLAAPHMHPSVVRLFATLDRLNFSNLDAADWDEAKKFIKEKEAERTQKLINLAERGE